Proteins co-encoded in one Candidatus Stoquefichus sp. SB1 genomic window:
- a CDS encoding ABC transporter ATP-binding protein/permease, whose translation MLQIKDIHKEYKTGNLIQKALDGVSLNLRDNEFVAILGPSGSGKTTLLNIIGGLDRYDQGDLIINGISTKKYKDRDWDSYRNHTIGFVFQSYNLIPHQTVLANVELALTISGISKAERRKRAEQALEQVGLGNQGHKKPNQMSGGQMQRVAIARALVNDPDILLADEPTGALDSDTSVQVMELLKDVAKDRLVVMVTHNPELAETYATRIVELRDGTIRSDTDPYEVSEHDLEKPRHENMGKSSMSFMTSLLLSFNNLKTKKARTILTSFAGSIGIIGIALILSLSNGVNEYIQSIEEETLSEYPLQIQSSGFDITSMMTDVNPHQKEKDDTKIQVSQMITNMFSKIGSNDLTSLKEYLDSGKSDIAKNTNSIEYTYNIAPQIYSADTNNVRQVNPDKSFSSLGFGSSTSSNSMMSSMMSTDTFYQMPSNAKLYEDQYDMKAGRWPSNYNECVLVLSKNGNINDFMLYTLGLRDYSELEKMIQQFSKEEDVDVPDNIESFTYNDMLGITFKLVNATDYYQYDKSYNVYKDKTDDQKYMKNLIQNGEDIKIVGVVQPTESASATMLKTGIGYPATLTTHVIEQAKSSEIVQKQLENTNIDIFTGKEFSSKENNKLDMNSLFTVDAKMLQKAFTFDQSKLKFDMGNLDLSQLQLDTSTLPALDFNSIFKDMKINISQEQVNAMSQNIMTQFQQYVKDNGFTNPDEMNSYFMKYLQTESAQSLIQSEMTKLLQESGLTEQFQTQLQKQMQTIMAQYMSTITKSMQEQISAQMTKQMGSLAASMQDAIKIDASAFGKAIKMNMDTDELSELMMSLMTTETSSYDGNLKNLGYADFDKPSGINIYPKDFENKQKVIDILDNYNEDMKKVDEDKVISYTDYVGTLMSSVTDIINVISYVLIAFVAISLVVSSIMIGVITYISVLERKKEIGILRAIGASKKNISQVFNAETFIIGLLAGVLGIVITLILLIPSNMLIHEIAGNVDVSATLPVAGGVILIVLSVILTLIGGLIPSKKAAQEDPVTALRTE comes from the coding sequence ATGCTTCAGATAAAAGATATACACAAAGAATATAAAACAGGGAATTTAATTCAAAAAGCACTTGATGGAGTGAGTTTGAATTTGCGTGATAATGAGTTTGTGGCTATTTTAGGGCCTAGTGGATCAGGGAAAACAACGCTTTTAAATATTATTGGTGGACTTGACCGTTATGATCAAGGGGATTTAATTATTAATGGAATTTCAACTAAAAAATATAAAGATCGTGATTGGGACTCTTATCGTAATCATACGATTGGATTTGTTTTTCAAAGTTATAATTTAATTCCGCATCAAACAGTTTTAGCGAATGTAGAACTTGCATTAACGATATCAGGTATTTCTAAAGCAGAACGTCGTAAAAGAGCAGAACAGGCACTTGAGCAAGTTGGATTAGGAAATCAAGGACATAAGAAGCCAAATCAAATGTCTGGTGGACAAATGCAACGTGTTGCAATTGCTCGTGCTTTAGTTAATGACCCTGATATTCTTTTGGCTGATGAACCAACAGGTGCATTAGATAGTGATACCAGTGTACAGGTTATGGAATTATTAAAAGATGTTGCAAAAGATCGTTTGGTTGTTATGGTTACACATAATCCTGAACTAGCTGAAACATATGCAACACGTATTGTTGAATTGCGTGATGGAACAATTCGTAGTGACACAGATCCATATGAAGTAAGTGAACATGATTTAGAGAAACCAAGACATGAAAACATGGGAAAATCTTCAATGTCTTTTATGACTTCACTGTTGCTAAGTTTTAATAATTTAAAAACTAAGAAAGCGCGTACCATTTTAACATCTTTTGCTGGTTCGATTGGAATTATTGGGATTGCATTAATCTTATCTCTTTCAAATGGAGTTAATGAATATATTCAATCAATAGAAGAAGAAACTTTATCTGAATATCCTTTACAGATTCAAAGTTCTGGTTTTGATATTACTTCTATGATGACGGATGTTAATCCTCATCAAAAAGAAAAAGATGATACAAAAATCCAAGTTTCACAAATGATTACCAATATGTTTTCTAAGATTGGATCTAATGATTTAACATCATTAAAGGAATATCTTGATAGTGGTAAAAGCGATATAGCTAAGAATACAAATTCAATTGAATATACTTACAATATTGCTCCCCAAATATATAGTGCTGATACAAATAATGTAAGACAAGTCAATCCTGATAAATCATTTTCATCTCTAGGTTTTGGTTCATCAACAAGCAGTAATAGTATGATGTCATCAATGATGAGTACAGATACTTTCTATCAAATGCCTAGTAATGCAAAACTATATGAAGATCAATATGATATGAAAGCAGGAAGATGGCCTAGCAATTATAATGAATGTGTATTGGTTTTATCAAAAAATGGAAACATTAATGATTTTATGTTATATACATTAGGACTTCGTGATTATTCTGAATTAGAAAAGATGATTCAGCAGTTTTCTAAGGAAGAAGATGTTGATGTTCCAGATAATATAGAATCATTTACTTATAATGATATGCTGGGTATTACATTTAAGCTTGTGAATGCGACTGATTATTATCAATATGATAAGTCATATAATGTTTATAAAGATAAAACAGATGATCAAAAATATATGAAAAATCTTATTCAAAATGGAGAAGATATAAAAATCGTTGGGGTTGTTCAACCAACAGAAAGTGCTTCAGCAACAATGTTAAAAACAGGAATTGGTTATCCTGCAACATTAACAACACATGTCATTGAACAAGCCAAATCAAGTGAAATTGTTCAAAAACAATTAGAAAATACAAATATTGATATTTTCACTGGTAAAGAATTTAGCAGTAAAGAAAATAACAAATTAGATATGAATTCATTGTTTACAGTTGATGCTAAAATGCTTCAAAAAGCTTTTACATTTGATCAAAGTAAATTAAAATTTGATATGGGTAATCTTGATTTAAGTCAATTACAATTAGATACTTCAACATTACCAGCATTAGATTTTAACAGTATCTTTAAAGATATGAAGATTAATATTTCTCAAGAACAAGTTAATGCCATGAGTCAAAATATTATGACTCAATTTCAACAATATGTTAAAGATAATGGATTTACGAATCCAGATGAAATGAATAGCTATTTTATGAAATATTTACAAACAGAATCTGCTCAATCACTTATTCAAAGTGAAATGACAAAACTTTTACAGGAAAGTGGTTTAACAGAACAATTCCAGACTCAACTGCAAAAACAAATGCAAACAATTATGGCACAATATATGTCAACCATTACAAAATCAATGCAAGAACAAATCAGTGCTCAGATGACTAAACAAATGGGAAGTTTAGCAGCAAGTATGCAAGATGCGATTAAAATTGATGCCAGTGCATTTGGTAAAGCCATTAAAATGAATATGGATACAGATGAATTATCAGAATTAATGATGTCATTAATGACAACAGAAACATCATCTTATGATGGAAATCTGAAAAATTTAGGATATGCTGATTTTGATAAACCAAGTGGTATTAATATTTATCCAAAGGATTTTGAAAATAAGCAGAAAGTTATTGATATTTTAGATAATTATAATGAAGATATGAAAAAAGTAGATGAAGATAAAGTGATATCATATACAGATTATGTGGGAACTCTTATGTCTTCAGTTACAGATATTATTAATGTCATTAGTTATGTTTTAATTGCTTTTGTTGCAATATCATTAGTTGTTTCTTCAATTATGATTGGAGTTATTACTTATATTAGTGTTCTTGAACGTAAAAAAGAAATTGGAATATTACGTGCAATTGGTGCATCCAAGAAAAATATATCTCAAGTCTTTAATGCAGAAACATTTATTATTGGCTTGTTAGCAGGTGTTTTAGGAATTGTGATTACTTTGATATTATTAATTCCAAGTAATATGCTTATCCATGAAATTGCTGGTAACGTTGATGTAAGTGCGACATTACCAGTTGCTGGTGGGGTTATTTTGATTGTCTTAAGTGTTATTTTAACATTGATAGGAGGATTAATTCCATCTAAAAAAGCGGCTCAGGAAGATCCTGTTACAGCACTTCGTACAGAATAA
- a CDS encoding LytR/AlgR family response regulator transcription factor, with amino-acid sequence MRIGILDDDEVWQKILYKHISNLSIKLNMNIEIEVYRNYNELKDYPKKIDILLLDIDMPEFSGIEIKESLPKYVSRIIFVTNYDKYMLRAFGDKVYGFVKKDQLELLDEYIQKIYELGSYANKILVNNEYIDLESIYYLKSDNIYTIIGCSDEIMIRKGLSEFENELRKDIFVRVHRSYIINFQHVVSISCKGIVLDNNMCIKIRRGYVKEIKRKYIEYMLGSQ; translated from the coding sequence ATGAGAATAGGTATACTAGATGATGATGAAGTTTGGCAAAAAATACTTTATAAACATATTTCAAATTTATCAATCAAATTAAATATGAATATCGAAATAGAAGTATATAGAAACTATAATGAATTAAAAGATTATCCTAAAAAAATTGACATACTTTTATTAGATATAGATATGCCTGAGTTTTCTGGAATAGAGATTAAAGAATCCCTTCCAAAATATGTATCAAGAATTATATTCGTGACCAATTATGATAAATACATGCTAAGAGCTTTTGGAGATAAAGTTTATGGGTTTGTCAAAAAAGATCAACTTGAATTATTAGATGAATATATTCAAAAAATATATGAACTAGGAAGTTATGCAAATAAAATACTTGTAAACAATGAGTATATAGATCTTGAATCTATATATTATTTAAAATCAGATAATATATACACGATTATTGGTTGCTCGGATGAAATAATGATAAGGAAAGGATTAAGTGAATTTGAAAATGAATTAAGAAAGGATATTTTTGTAAGAGTGCATAGGTCATATATTATTAATTTTCAGCATGTTGTATCTATTAGTTGCAAGGGTATTGTTTTAGATAATAATATGTGTATCAAGATAAGACGGGGATATGTTAAAGAGATAAAGAGAAAATATATTGAATATATGTTGGGGTCTCAATGA
- a CDS encoding sensor histidine kinase, with product MLSIILWLASIVYCLIYTSHEKMKIRLENENSQKDSIIYMQETYYQSILENYENLRKFKHDISAYLATVQYLLNNKNYSELNDYLKSFNQEISEMQNDHLTNNDMINAVIMQLYNHIKDNNIRFEIHDYTEREIKMESIEIVSLFYNLLNNAIEAAKQSLSKEITITIKSSKNSVAIKLENSVSNEFNIEDIYNYRTSKNDKKNHGIGLVNMNKIIEKYDGFINYHVEEQLISEIIIFDGKNAL from the coding sequence ATGTTATCTATAATTTTGTGGTTAGCAAGTATAGTATATTGCTTAATTTATACATCTCATGAAAAAATGAAAATAAGATTAGAAAATGAAAACTCACAAAAAGATTCTATAATATATATGCAGGAAACTTATTATCAGTCAATTTTAGAAAATTATGAAAATCTTAGAAAGTTTAAACATGACATAAGTGCATATTTGGCAACTGTTCAATATTTATTGAATAATAAGAATTACAGTGAACTTAATGATTATCTTAAAAGTTTTAATCAAGAAATATCTGAAATGCAAAATGACCATTTGACAAATAATGATATGATTAATGCTGTTATTATGCAATTATATAATCATATAAAGGATAATAATATACGATTTGAAATTCATGATTACACAGAACGTGAAATAAAGATGGAATCTATAGAAATTGTGTCATTGTTTTATAATTTATTGAATAATGCAATAGAGGCTGCTAAACAATCATTGAGTAAAGAAATAACAATAACAATAAAATCAAGTAAAAATAGTGTAGCAATAAAATTAGAAAATAGTGTTTCGAATGAATTTAATATTGAAGATATATATAATTATAGGACTTCTAAAAATGATAAGAAAAATCATGGGATTGGTTTGGTAAATATGAATAAGATAATAGAAAAATATGATGGTTTTATTAACTATCATGTAGAAGAACAATTAATTAGTGAAATCATAATATTTGATGGAAAAAATGCACTTTAG
- a CDS encoding lactococcin 972 family bacteriocin, producing the protein MASFAVVMTLITAVSNVNALVAIDTSTQKWEKGVGTNFYVYYWHKTKRHYANAMMNDKYSDRVYANKNVWAKASSPGSWGGYSSNHSNYGYD; encoded by the coding sequence ATTGCATCTTTCGCAGTTGTCATGACGTTGATAACGGCAGTATCAAATGTAAATGCTTTAGTTGCTATTGATACATCAACACAGAAATGGGAAAAAGGTGTGGGAACGAATTTTTATGTTTATTATTGGCATAAAACAAAACGACACTACGCAAATGCAATGATGAATGATAAATACAGTGATAGGGTTTATGCAAATAAAAATGTATGGGCTAAGGCATCATCTCCAGGATCATGGGGAGGGTATAGTTCAAACCATTCGAATTATGGTTATGATTAA